Genomic segment of Thunnus thynnus chromosome 21, fThuThy2.1, whole genome shotgun sequence:
aaagagcaCAGTTTAGAGGGATATCAAGTCAACAGGGGATTAAATGTTCACTGTATCACATTCTTTAAGTTCGCAAGTCATGTCATAACCTATCATTTTAAAATCTCCTTTACTTTGAAAGCCGGATTCATAAATTcagtatatttacagtataatgtaataatatgcaatgtaatttatttatctaatacacaggaagtgatacaAAAGAACTTACAGATGTTTCTTGTACCTAATTCTCAACAATATgactatttattttactgaaaagGTTGAATTATTGGAcataaaatcactgtaaaacaTATCAAAACCACAGACACCAATCACAACTCTAAGTATTCCTTAACTAATTCTacattcagttcatttcagtttaCCCTTGTTTGTATTCAGCAGTGCACAACACTCTCTTCAAAATTGCTCATGAAGTGCCAATTAAAGGAGGTAATCTTTGTTCTCATGCTGAGGAATGCCTCaatgatttctttttctcctcgtgttattttaaagggaaattaGTCAAATAATCCTCACACTTCAAGATTATTTAGAGCAGAAACATGGTGATTTAAGGGGGATTTGATGCTAGATTGTTGCTCTCTACATAAAAACCACTGATACCACACTGTGTGTAACCTATAAAAATGGTTTTTAtaagaatacaaatacaagCTGGTGAATAGGTGAGACTGCAAATAAAATTTTGGATGAATGAGCATCTGAAAGTGAGAATTAAAACAGTTGTGAGGACACCTGGGTTTGACATGTTAACAGTACTTACTTAAAACATGTAAACCTACAATGTACTTATTTTCAAGTTCTTAATCTTAGCTGTACAGCAAAAAATAGCACAATTCAATACACTTTGCAGTTTTGGTGCAAGTGTCTCGTTCCTGCAGAGACCAGATAAATGTCACAAGACTGTAAAATTTGCAGAAATGATGTCCGTTGAGTGGCAGGGATAGCAATAGAGCAGCTTTACTGTTTGATTCACAGCAACAGTGAGAAACTGACAGCAATCTCATCCATCAGGCTTAGAAGAACTAGCCATGCTTAAAGTCTGCTAACCAAAGAGGAATAGGATAAGCATTGCAGTAAGTAGGAAGTAAGGAATGGCTTATTCTTTTATTTANNNNNNNNNNNNNNNNNNNNNNNNNNNNNNNNNNNNNNNNNNNNNNNNNNNNNNNNNNNNNNNNNNNNNNNNNNNNNNNNNNNNNNNNNNNNNNNNNNNNNNNNNNNNNNNNNNNNNNNNNNNNNNNNNNNNNNNNNNNNNNNNNNNNNNNNNNNNNNNNNNNNNNNNNNNNNNNNNNNNNNNNNNNNNNNNNNNNNNNNCACCTGTTTCATGTTAGTGCAGGAGAGAGATCATAGAATTTTCTCTGCTggcaatgtgaatatttacaatAACCTACCTAGTAGTTAGTCTACAGACATTGTCGTTCCATGGCTTGGTCTAGAGTGTTGTGCTTTTATAGTATTAGGATCTGACTGAATTGCTACTTCTGTGCCAGACTTGAATATTGCTTTAACCACATCTTTAGTGCCATAGTCACAGTCgccaaaatgaaagaaaatggacGTTTATTTTTCCTACTACCATCACTAGAGTCATTAAACTGTCAGTATGAGAAGTGCAGAGCTACTGACCTCGCAGGACTGAAGGTGTTGGGATGGATCCATTTTAGCATCGCTGAGACGTCACCACAGGCAGCATCTGCAAACTACAGACATGAAAGATAATGTCAACTGTTGAGAACAGATCCGCAACAGCTTgctaaaaaaatagaaagattTTGACGGCATTTTAAAGATTGTCAGACAGTTTTTTTCTCCTACGATGTAGATCATTTGTAATACAAACAGTGTATCTGTACccataaaatgtaatgaattgGATAGTATCTATTCAGTTTTCCAGTTGTCTGCTTCTTAAAAGTAGAGAAATAATCTGTTTTTACACAGGAGGCAGTTGTTACAAAACCCATTAGAAGCATCCTTAACAACGGAACAAGCACACATTGaataatgcaaaacaataaatatgaatgttACACTAAAATATGGGGTGTATCTGGATTCCCTTTATGgaaaatatactttattttatgaagggcataatgtatgtttttctcaGGAGGTGTGACCttcaataaaatgttgataaaatgGTCACATTTACCAAAATACATAGTTTTATTGTCAAAATGTTGCTATCAATTTAGTGATCACTTTTTCAATGCAGGTATGGGAAATAATTTAACTTAGAGTAGACGAAGAATTCCAGCAGTAAAGCAGGATAATAAATAggattaaacaaacaggtgGTGCATAAAAAAATACTGCCAACATAAAAGTCACTCACACTGATGGTAGTTTGTAAAACAACCAGGTTGATTTACAGACTTTCCACACAATGAAATATTGCAGAAAGAGAACAATGAGTAGGTGCACAGGAACACATTGCAAGTATGATACACCTTTAAGCCTTTCCACTGTCTTCACTGACTAGTTGAGTAGTTGACAAGTGGAACCACTGGTAAGGACACAGTGCAGCAGTTAACTAGTGCTGGACAAAGGCCAGCAGCAACTGACTTGCAAGAGTAACTTATCAACAGCTCagaatcttgtttttgctgacctccagtggttgaatttgtcatttttctgcaGGGAATGTAGAAACGTACAACCTGACATCACTGTCAGGTGTAGTTACAGGTGCATCAGACTCAAACGTATTGAAccaatgtttttcagtttgaagttattctttaaaatacatcagtttatatttttatagataTGCTGTGTGTCTATTAAAGCACTGAATATcatgtttgactgttttttctttgattaaaatgtattattattattattattattattattacgaATCTGTGAGCTGCTGCACATCTTGCActctgcacaaaaaaacacttctgcACTTTTTGTCTTCTTGCGCAATTGAGGCAACACCTGTGATCATTTAAACTTTCTAAAGTGATGTAAGGTCAGATTTGCCCCATCAGCTCATTCCTCACCATGTAGCAGCTGTACTTCCCTAAAGCAGCAGCTAATGTGAAACTGTGAGGGCTCCTCTGAATGAGTGGGCCGCTGCTGCTCAGGAGACAACTATGCAGTGTGGCTCCATGGAGACCGAAACAAAGCCTCATTGATAAAAGAACCAGCCAGGGTGACCTTTGTCTCGCTCCGCTCCATCATAATCATTTATGTTCAGGAGAGATTTGCTTCACCTTATGTTCGACATGTTGAATATATTATATAGAGATATTATATCGACACATTGCATGAACCCAAAACTGTTGTATTTGTGAGCAAAACTAGTGAATTCCTGTTGAGAGCTTACTCCAGCTGAGGCTCTGTTCCAAAATGAGCGAACAGGGTTGTTTTCACAGTCTGTCCATCTTGGGCAGCCAGTAGTGAATGTTTctagaacaacacacacacaaacagaataataaataatggaaataagCATCCCCACAAAGATAAGCCAACTATTATGGTGTACCCTTGTGTACATGTTAACATGACATAACCTGAACATCTCTGCTGCTATAGGGGTTAAATGGGTTATAacctatatttttatatttattctgtaTGACAAAGTGAAAGCAATGTGACAATGTAAGAGGCGTGGCTCGTAGTGAtcaacctacagagaattatcatccaaatctgcagctcctctcgacTTTGCAGAGCTTTACAGTGAGTTTCGGCTCATGGTTTagctcatagtgtcgttttcagccacagcaggcagctgttttcagagaaaaagctttaaaaacccGCTTTACattacctgctcagcaccaaacgacagatagacagacttagtgactagctggtgaccACAGTCAAGAATTTATAGCAGTTaaacagccagatatttcccttgtaaatatgaagctacagccagcagctgtttagcttagctttgcaTATAGACTGAATACAAGTATAAACAGCTGACCTGGATCCGTAATAAAAGGGCAATTAAATATTATGTTAATCTTATGTtatgtatctcatttgtttattttgtaaaaaaaaaaaaatatgttgagaCTACTTCTTGGGGGTGCAGTAAGAtcctggagtcttgttgtcATTGGGAGGTTGCCAAGTAACCTGTTtcccctgttttcagtctttatgctaagctaagctaactggctacttCTGGTAGCTTCCCTACTGAATATACAGACATTAAAGTGCCATTGATCTTCTCATcgaactctcagcaagaaaccaaataattacatttcccaaaatgtccaactattcCTTTCCAAAGGCCATCAGCTTCTGGATGAGTGCCGTCACAGAACCTGGCTAATACTTTTCAGTCTTACCACACAATTACTGTAAAGGTGAGGACACTCTTGATGCCAACACAAGAAAATTGCATCATACCTTCCCCTGATATGGAAATCTTTATTTGGCTGTCTTAAAGTGATAGAAAGCTAACTTTTCACAACTAGTTGTTCAGGTTTTTGAGTTTCCTCTCTACAGGTTTAACTTCCTTCCTCATGTGGCAGGTTATTTAAGAAGTTTTTCCTTGTCTTCTCAGAGATCTTGGGCTTGGTTGAAAACTGTTGTAAGGCTGTAAAACCCACTGAGCCAATGTGATATTGgataataaaaaactaaaagtatCAACAATTATGACTGGTATGGTGTTTATTACCATGCTATCATGTTACAGACgcatgcaacacacacaaagagcatTCACGGTCTTTTGCATGATGTCAACTTGTACAACTTTACATATAGAGTTCAATAACTGCAACTACTcttcatttttgttcattttactgATCTACCTCGCTACATTTTGCAAGTAATTAAACTAAACTCGGCCAAATTATGAGGTTGTCAATCGCACAGCATCTGAAGAGTCTTACCACTGCTGCCCTCCTTTCCACACCAGGTCAGACCATCCAGCACAGATCCCAACAGACTTTCCTCCAGAGTCTCAAAACAATCTCTCTTCTCAGTGAAATCGTGGACGACGTCCTTTGTTTTGCTCCAGAACATCATCTATCCCAAAGACAGTTGATATCACATCGTTAAACGTATCAATCTGAGTTACTAAAAGATTATGTCTGGATAATGAGCACCTGTCGCACAGACAGTCCTGTGATGAATGATGTTTACTCTGTTGCATGCAGGTTTGAAGGGGGCTGCATCAATGAGAGGGTTATATTCTTCCACTGGTACATTACAAGGGTCCCGTCCTACATAGGCCTGCTGAAATACTCCCCATATCTTTTGACAGTCGtatctgaaaaataaatgatagagGAGGTGGATCAGCCTCATTTTGATGCAAACTGCAGCAATTTTAGTACTTGTTTTTAGAATAGATGTGAACAATTCATGCCCAACATGCTCTACTTTACTTACTATTGACCTACAAATTTCCTCCCTCCGTTAAGTGTAAAGAAAGTACTACACAAAAGAATACAGTGTTATGGCTGAGAAGCATCCTACACAGTATGTACAGTGCATATTATCAGTTAGAATGGCTTTATTACAATGCATACTGTTGAAAAACGTGCTTCAGATAATATAGAAACTGTATTATAATGACATGTATGTCCTCCAGAGAGGAGGCTGGACAGGTAAAAACTGACTGGAGTACCATAATCTTAAACTAAACTCCAACTTTAACATCAGATTTATTatctggatatttttttttattgctg
This window contains:
- the LOC137173459 gene encoding ADP-ribosyl cyclase/cyclic ADP-ribose hydrolase 1-like, whose product is MEGECRRGKEKKRRRRCIIFCVVAVLLVFIILAVVLGLTLRGKTLHTSDTLQGTFIARCEKFSGYDCQKIWGVFQQAYVGRDPCNVPVEEYNPLIDAAPFKPACNRMMFWSKTKDVVHDFTEKRDCFETLEESLLGSVLDGLTWCGKEGSSETFTTGCPRWTDCENNPVRSFWNRASAGFADAACGDVSAMLKWIHPNTFSPASIFGSIEVKRFNSTRVKSLNIVLVTQDNDVTNCTNPSLNDLQKELDTGIKYNCKEVAISQIQECSSHPEKPCGACW